tccagttccccgaattaagcctgaatgccttccacatcccccccccccaggcgctgtataatcctccgggtttagcgcttccccctttattataataataatttacaggctatacagaaatttgatacacctcgccccttagtcctccgtatccaactttggctacgccgcatctttaccaagcataaagattgttttttgttgggtccctggtcatgttgacgtacagggcaatgaacaggcagacactactgcgcggtcagcagtacatgacctaccagtattgtagtctggaacaatactcttctccagactgagggactaaccacctcaaaacttcaagggtgatggactgattacatcgtcttcaagtctcttctgcttctatcaactttgctgtactcgactgaagaagcctactgtgtaggcgaaacgttttgaaataaagatacctaactgttgcatatgtgtcttacctaacaacttcatatagaggtattccatttacggactattttgctgcaatagctacccaccttcacacccgttggcaacaacgttggtctactatgctcggtaacaaacttcaatctattaaaccaagtataggttactggccgtcttcttgtcaccagtgtcgaggttgggagactactctctcccgtcttcgcattggccatactcgtcttactcatggatatctcatggagaggcaccctgctcctctctgtgagaattgtcaggctccgttatcagtcagccacattctgttggactgcccactttatcaacgagcatgcagaatttacctccgtcgtcgtcttcactccgctgctctctctttaccttcccttctcgctgatggacccacctttcatctggactctctcattgactttgacaacaactgacttgcttcacaaactctgatgccttcagccctttctacctcaatctctttctatcctctacccccgcactatcccctgccccgctgttttctgtaacgtactgatcatccctcccccccttctgccacccaataccctcgcttccttccctaccctgcagcgctgtatagcccttgtggcttagcgcttctttttgattataataataatataaacaggGAAGCTCTATACATGTAGGAAAAGAGAAGGATAGATATGCTTCTTGGATAAAGAACCATCACAAGTTTCAAGGCATCTTTGTTGAGGGTCAAGAGGGGGTATGAGATGTCCAAAGACTGGCAAAGGACATGGTACCAATGAGGACCTGTACTTCCTTGGATTTAACATGAATGCCTCCCATTTTTCCATAGcccatgtgggtttagcactcctttgaatgtaataataaaattaattgcTTAACCCAACAGTTATACAGAGCTGCAGGAAGGGATGAAAGAGAGGAGGAATGTTtaaaggtggtgagggagagaagggcaGGGGTTAgtctcttaacccttaaacggtccaagcagatcgacgttcaaatttgtATTggtacaaaagtagatctacttttttttacatattttcaaatatagcaaaaaaaaatgtacataaaagtttttttacacgttttcaaatgtaaaacaaaaaagaagatctacattttttttacatactttcagatgttaaaaaaacgtatatatacgtttggaccgtttaagggttaataaatttACCCAGGTACTGCATGTtcttcatttatcaacttgttggtataatACCAGTGACCTAATAATAGAAATTTATTGGAGGAAAAACTACAAGGAAAGCTCAAGCCCTTGGGATACACAGACAAGGTGATGCCCAATTGCTGTGGCAACCTCGATAGGGTCTGCAATGCTAGCATAACCGTAAGAACAGGAGTGGGGTTTGAAGAGTACTTGGCCATCAACTTGCGTACCTTTTTCCAGACtacacacacagtagtggaatCAAGAGTAAACATGTAAGTTTGCCATCACTTATATTTTGGTTGGTGCTTCTGTTGAAACAGCAGTGGCCCCCATGTGACGAATTTTGATTGCACAGCACAAGCACCATCAGGTGATCAGGGTACACACTTCTGATAATGCCTACCTCAGGTTTGAGGAATGGCAAACAATGCTGCAGTAAGAACAAAAGTGGCAAAAAGGTTTTACTTTGAAGATGTAGAAGGAACATTAGGAAAAGTAGTATATAGAGCACAACAAGAAATAAACAAGTCTGTATACAgaggacccccagttaacgatattttttcactccagaagtatgttcaggtgccagtactgaccgaatttgttcccataaggaatattgtgaagtagattagtccatttcagacccccaaacatacacgtacaaacgcacttacataaatacacttacataattggtcgcattcggaggtgatcgttatgcgggggtccactgtatacagtaccTGGTGAAAGTGCATATTTATCCAAGATACTGAAGACACACCAGAAGCAACATATTAATCACAAGTGTCCAAGCTGACATGAGCCTACTACTGGTTTCTGCAGACATAATTACTTTCTTGATAGTGTATGGTTGGTATGACATGTCCAGAAATTGGTAGTCGGCAGTAAACCCTGTCCCACTAAACTTGCTGTTACTCTTGAAGACGAGCCTGAAGAAGGCACCATCGCTCTGGATAACTGTGGGGGCAACACTTCCGCAGAAGGAAGGAATCTTACGGTCAGCGCTTGGGAAGTTCGAAAACTCGAGGGAGTCGCTCTCTGTTGCCTCATTGCACCTACAACATTATTTCAGTTTGTTAGGCTAAAAGACTGAACTGCCCATGGGTTATTAAAGCTGCAGTTTCCTTGTGCACTAGCACCAAGAATATTTTAACACCTAGTATGTACATAAAACTGGGCAATAAAAACTCATTTCTGTGTATAAATTTAAGACACTCACGGCATGACACCTTCCACGTCGAAGTACTTGAAAATAAGTCGGACTGCTTCACCAGGACGGCCATAAAAGAGGTAGGTACAGGTGGTGTCCTGGGGGTAGTATCCTCCAGGGTTGGGAGAATAGAGAGTACCATTACTAGTGTAGCTGCTGTTGTACACAAACTTGCAGATCCCAGGGATTGGCTGCTGCCCACCTTCTATCCCCAGGtctaaaagtgaaaaaaaaaaattatgcataaACAGTAAGCATACTCTTGAAAATGTGCTATGTATGGAAGCATCATTACCTATCCTTGCCTCGCCTATGGTGTGTTCATGGGGTCCACAACTGCTTATCAccttgcagcactgtatgaccttgGTCAGTTTAGCACTTtctctgattataataatgctaATCACCTCAAATTTATCACAGCAACACATAAATCTCCTATTAGTATAATTATCGGGTCCTAAGCAACAaacttaccccccccccttccccaaccACTATTCAGAAGTCTAAATTTACTCAACACAAGGTAATGGGAGGCAATTgggtgatccaaggaagtggaaggTGGTTCTAATTAACCTTAATTTAGGACATTTCATTGGTATTAAAACACCCTTAAAGTAGGAGTGGGTGCCTTCATGTTGAtggagagctcttgatccaaggaatttgaactACCTTTCTTCTGCAAAAGTGCCTTAATGCcggtgaaaagctcttgatccagggaactgaagCTACCCTgtaactccttggatcaaatctgattgcttCAAATTCCCCTTTCTCAAGGAACTGTGTAGCCCCtgggtttagagcttagttttcattataataatttatGGCCCCTAGGGGTTTAAAGCTTCTCCATTAATGTGAATAACATTTGTCTTTTCTAAATATAATAAGAGGAACGGGGGCAAGGAAAATGTAAGAACTGCAGAGAAATAAgcagtgctgcatgacccttgtgggtttagcacatatacacacacacatatacacacacatgtacacacacatacacacacatatacacacacatacatacacacacatacacacacacacacacacacacacacacacacacatacaaggtaacagaagtaagacacgagagagaggggtgggttgattgcgttttcctagactgcaggaaggcctttgacacagttccctacaagagattagtgcagaagctggaggatcaggcgcatgtaacagggagggcactgcagtggatcagggaatacctgacagggaggcagcaacgagtcatggtacgtgaagaagtatcacagtgggcgcctgtgacgagcggggtcccacaggggtcagttctagggccagtgctatttttgatatatgcgaacgacatgatggaaagaatagactctgaagtgtccctattcgcagatgatgtgaagttgatgagaagaattaaatcggatgaggatgaggcaggactgcaaagagacctggacaggctggacatgtggtccagaaactggcttctcgaattcaatcctgccaaatgcaaagtcatgaagattggggaggggcaaagaagaccgcagacagagtataggctaggtggacaaagactacagacctcactcagggagaaagacctcggggtgaccataacaccgagcacgtcaccggaggcacacatcaaccaaataactgctgcagcatacgggcgcctggcaaacctgagaatagcattccgataccttaatatggaatcgttcaagacactgtacactgtgtatgttaggcccatactggagtatgcagcaccagtctggaacccacacctggtcaagcacatcaagaagttagagaaagtacaaaggtttgcaacaaggctagtcccagagctcaggggaatgccgtacgaggaaaggttgagggaaatcggactgacgacactggaggacagaagggtcaggggagacatgataatgacatacaagatactgcggggaatagataaggtggacagagataggatgttccagagaggggacacaggaacaaggggtcataactggaagctgaagactcagacgagtcacagggacgttaggaagtacagtggacccccgcataatgattacctccgaatgcgaccaattatgtaagtgtatttatgtaagttcgtttgtacgtgtatgtttgggggtctgaaatggactaatctgcttcacaatatttcttatgggaacaaattcggtcagtactggcacctgaacatacttctggagtgaaaaaatatcgttaactgggggtccactgtatttcttcagtcatagagtcgtcaggaaatggaatagcctagcaagtgaagtagtggaggcaggaaccatacatagttttaagaagaggtatgataaagctcaggaagcagagagagagagaggacctagtagcaatcagtgaagaggcggggccaggagctgagtctcgacccctgcaaccacaattaggtgaattaggtgagtacacacacacatacacacacacatacatacacacacacatacatacacacacacacacacacacacacacacacacacacacacacacacacacacacacacacatactaacatacatacacacacacacacgcatgcacatacaacaggcctagtgtctaatcgacatgtgcctaggaccaaatggtaactaagtTATGATTAAACTACTACAGGAAAATAAACCTGTTGAGCATACTAGGTAAAGTGTactggtagaattattattgaaagttagggtaagacagaaagtaggaAGAATAAAGAGGAATTAGGAAGGGTAGGAAAACactatgaccctagtgggtttagtgcttagttaatGATTATAATAACAGGAAGGGTAGGagatatgtagatcaagtgtcTAAACTGAAGTATATAAGCATAAGATAAAGACAGAACCTTTTGTCAGCTTTATGGATTTagactcctcaagggaggttcctagatgctggtgagtggctcttgatctgagTGCCTTCTGCCTCCCCCACCCccaaacaggtgctgtataatccctataggTTTAGTACTCCCCCATAATTTATGGATTTATAATAGGCATATGATGGGGTGGATAGGGACATACGTATTATGgttgatgttgcaaatgtatagagGGGGGTATGTCACTACAAGCAGTAAAAAGATTGTATGAGGAGAGTATGGCTCATGTTAGCGTATGTGAGAGAGAAGAGGATCACTTTCCAGTAAAGCaggtcactatggttgcttaaTATACAGGTACAGTATTTATAAATGGATGAATGTTTGGATGTTGAAGTGTATGactaatacctggagtttacctggagagagttccgggggtcaacgcccccgcggcccggtctgtgaccaggcctcctggtggatcagagcctgatcaaccaggctgttactgctggatgcacgcaaaccaacgcacgagccacagcccggctggtcaggaaccgactttaggtgcttgtccagtgccagcttgaagactgccaggggtctgttggtaatcccccttatgtatgctgggaggcagttgaacagtctcgggcccctgacacttattgtatggtctcttaacatgctagtgacacccctgcttttcattggggggatgttgcatcatctgccaagtcttttgcttttgtagtgagtgactttcgtgtgcaagttcggtactagtccctctaggattttccaggtgtatataatcatgtatctctcccgcctgcattccagggaatacaggtttaggaacctcaagcgctcccagtaattgaggtgttttatctccgttatgcgcgccgtgaaggttctctgtacattttctaggtcagcaatttcacctgccttgaaaggtgctgttagtgtgcagcaatattccagcctagatagaacaagtgacctgaagagtgtagaTAATAAACATGACATGAAGTGGGATACaattcttagcttgtaaaattgatttgtgtaaaaaaaatacgaataaaatattattttaacAATTTCCACAACTTTTTTGGACTATTTCCACAAAATAAAACTAATTGCACAACTCGCTTATTATACACTATAATTAATAACCAAATTCAGTCGTGCAGCTGTTCTCCACACTGACCCTAGTGTGTTTTAGcgctttttttataataataatgtatctcCATATTGGAAACAACATTCCTTACTTGTGATGAATTTAAATTTGGCGGTAAAACCAGAGTGAGTCGGCGATGGCGTCACGACATCAAGTGGAGTCCTGGAGGTTAACACCAGCTGGAGGCCtacattagtaaaaaaaaataattaagtaagtttattcaggtatacacatatagttacatagattatcatacatatcagaggccaatatatctgcaatgtgtagggagacactggtcagagaaatagcaaacatcgaactaaagctaaaggaatcttataggagtcaggaatcgcgggaagaactaaaagtcataaatgaaattgaaagaaacccaaagtacatttcttttcttatgccaaatcaaagtcgagaacaacatccagtattgggcccctacttaaacaagatgggacctacacatatgacagcaaggaaatgagtgagctactcaagtcccaatatgactcagtttttagcaagccgctaaccagactgagtcgaagatctaaattaattttttatgagagcgccacagaatttggtaaacataAGCCTATCTGacgttatcctgatgccaaatgacttcgaacaggcgataaatgacatgcccatgcactctaccccagggctAGActaatggaactccgtgttcatcaaaaactgcaagaagcccctatcatgtgcttttaacatcctatggagagggagtgttgtgatagaaacacaggccttatttctaggctttattgaacatagaatcttcatagtacttctgcaacaacaaaatataatgactagtacatctaataactgcttctacagggagggtgatgtcttgcatatgtcaagagaaaagttataactacagtggaacctcaaaaatcgaacgtatcacatatcgaacgtttcgaaaataagaccattttttcggacaaactatgtccctattatcgaacgcgcccctattttcggaccatgggtatgggacctgtccgctggcctGCTCTCTCCGCGTCCCCGCTCAGGCgccatgagcagtctagctttgtttacgctcgagtgaacactaacctgctatctcattcacacattttacgattatttaattgtgtttagtgcttgtggagctgtgaaataagctgccatgggcccaaagaaacttgctagcggtacccctgcggtaaagaaagtgagaaacaccatagatgtgaagaaggaaataatacagaagtatgagactggagtgagacttgttgagcttgccaggatgtacagaggactgtggacagttattttgtgagacagaaacagacgactgtggacagttattctgTGAGACAGAAATAGACGACTGTGGagctattttgtgagacaaacaggcgattgtggacagttattttgtgagacagaaacagtcaactgtggacagttattttgtgagacagaaacagacaactgtggagttattttgtgagacaaacagacgattgtggacagttattttgtgagacagaaacagacgactgtggagttattttgtgagacagaaactgacaactgtggagttattttgtgagacaaacagacggttgtggacagttattttgtgagacagaaacagacgactgtggacacttattttgtgagacagaaacagacgactgtggagttattttgtgagacaaacagacgactgtggatagttattttgtgagacagaaacagacgattgtagacagttattttgtgagactggggtccaatgactctcaagctggtcctagtggcattaaaatacagagaagggaagcaaccccagagagggctttgataccggaagtcctcatggagagggattctccttccaaacaataaccccaactccctctctcctcctccctatcttccagatgccatcaccaatcttcaataaaggtaagtaaaactgttattttatattactatacatatttaaagactatagcatttgttgtgtgtatgtaaaactgtaattaatctctataaaatgtatttttttgtgaatatttttgggtttctggaacggattaattgtatttccattatttcttatgggaattattattataatcaagggggaagcactaaacccgtaggattatacagcgcctatggggagatggaaggcattcaggcttaattcagggaactggagcacagatccaattccctagatcaagagcccctcaccagcgtcaaggagccttccttgaggggttatgggaaatattgcttcgaatttcagacttttcgaatttagaactagctcctggaatggattaagttcgaaatttgaggttccactgtacaggccacatatttaaactcaccatgtaatctgcatccctaatatatggatataagagaagagaatcacacatgTGTTGGCGCTCATGACACAcaccaagctgttgttgttgttgttaagggccccgagaggtggtgcagtattatcctgctgctgctccccacaggagcagtataactacaatctcccccttctaaaatatcagagacagtaatctcccaaactgttaggtgggcgacgtatacGTCCCGACCTctgtagcccttgagcctcttcaccaggttcaatattattttgcggggtttgactaactgctggagcagaatcctttatttccataggggtagtctcaaggggctttccaggagaaaacgaagcatctttcgcatccattggtgtatcttgagattccgcactaatggggatttcaactggggctaaatgtcttgtagatactgtagtctcttcaccattttggtagcgaatgtgggcgtaatgtggattagcttgcaggagctctacctcttccactaaaggatccgtcttgttcatcctacggtgactcttcaggagaatgggtccaggatgacataaccaagtgggcacggaggctcccgtagaggaacgacgcgAATAGTTCAGGAGTCTTTCacgaggggttgcattagtagctgtgtacagcaatgatctaatagagtgaagagcatcaggtaggacagtttgccagtgttgaacaggtagattgtgcgacttcaatgtcattgtaactgccttccatatagtaccattgaacggCTCCATTTGACCATTGCCTTAGGGTTGTagcttgttctgctgcaggcaatacctttgctagccaaaaactcctgaagttcgttactaatgaacgaggatcccctgtctgaatggatataagctggcataccaaaaatagagaactgtgaaagacaactaataacagttgaagcagtcatatttgcacaggggaacacaaagggaaaccttgaatattcatctatgttaaggaaatatctattctgatttatgcttggtagaggtcctttgaaatctatattcagtctctcgaaaggctgggtggattttatgagacgagtcttctctggctgatgaaagtttggcttgcactctgcacctcaattactgggagcgcttgaggttcctgaacctgtattccctggaacgcaggcgggagagatacatgattatatacacctggaaaatcctagagggactagtaccgaacttgcacacgaaaatcactcactactaaagcaaaagacttggcagacgatgcaacatcccctcaatgaaaagcagggtgtcactagcacgttaagagaccatacaataagtgtcaggggcccgagactgttcaactgcctcccagcatacataagggggattaccaacagacccctggcagtcttcaagctggcactggacaagcacctaaagtcggttcctgatcagccgggctgtggctcgtacgttggtttgcgtgcagccagcagtaacagcctggttgatcaggctctgatccaccaggaggcctggtcacagaccgggccgcgggggcgttgacccccggaactctctccaggtaaacatactctgcatgctctgatcacttgtcgcacatcttccactgagtagggcatgttctttgatttgacaaaatggtacaggcgtgtaactcctgggtgacacaaagccttgtggagcgctgagagtgattgcaaatcatgacatgctgctccacagtgggacctagagaatgcatcaggtgagatgttctcttgacccggtcggtacagaatatcaaagtcataacacgatagttccatcctccagcgtaatatcttgtcattctttatcctacttttgtgcttcttgtcgaacatatacatcacggaccgttggtcagtccttatggtgaaatgtctaccagttaaataatgcctccagtggcgaactgcttctatgatggcctgggcttccttttctacagcagcgtaacacttctctgatccttgaaaagttctcgaaaagaaggctactggtcgtcctgcctgagataagactgcagcaatggcaatgtcagatgcatccgtttccacttcgaatggtagggactcatcaatggcttgaactactgagttttcaatgtcctgtttgagagtatggaaagcggtttctgcttcctttgtcacaggaaatgtggtagcactcaatgggcggactttacttgaatagttgtagatccattgtgagtaataagcaaagagaccaagagttcttcggagtgactttttgtcttgaggcattggaagttcccgtagaggtcgtagtcgttcagggtctgggaatattgaacctccttccactacataagcaaggatgctaagccttttagttgaaaaagtgcacttttcctcattgtaactgatatttttcttcttggcggcttccaaaaacttatcaaggtttgcatcatgttcctcctgggtcttgccacaaatggtaacattatctaaatacgcataagttcccacgagctgctcttcctgaatgagtgaatccataattcgttggaagcaggctaccccattggtgactccaaaagggactcttgtaaactgatacaggccatcagtagcctgaaacgctgtgtat
Above is a genomic segment from Cherax quadricarinatus isolate ZL_2023a chromosome 42, ASM3850222v1, whole genome shotgun sequence containing:
- the LOC128695596 gene encoding suppressor of lurcher protein 1 isoform X4, producing the protein MQGRRILVLVATSLNVASCHFNSVSGGCNVTILSEEENEGLIASPGYPDTYPPSTTCTYTFRGSQYQRVQLIFTSFSLRNAPPHLKPHESCQHTDAVAVYNLLCNTTMDLQEVDTFCGLSVPLPVMSSTSDLGIEGGQQPIPGICKFVYNSSYTSNGTLYSPNPGGYYPQDTTCTYLFYGRPGEAVRLIFKYFDVEGVMPCNEATESDSLEFSNFPSADRKIPSFCGSVAPTVIQSDGAFFRLVFKSNSKFSGTGFTADYQFLDMSYQPYTIKKHCLPFLKPEVGIIRSVYPDHLMVLVLCNQNSSHGGHCCFNRSTNQNISDGKLTCLLLIPLLCV
- the LOC128695596 gene encoding suppressor of lurcher protein 1 isoform X5, whose amino-acid sequence is MQGRRILVLVATSLNVASCHFNSVSGGCNVTILSEEENEGLIASPGYPDTYPPSTTCTYTFRGSQYQRVQLIFTSFSLRNAPPHLKPHESCQHTDAVAVYNLLCNTTMDLQEVDTFCGLSVPLPVMSSTSGLQLVLTSRTPLDVVTPSPTHSGFTAKFKFITNLGIEGGQQPIPGICKFVYNSSYTSNGTLYSPNPGGYYPQDTTCTYLFYGRPGEAVRLIFKYFDVEGVMPCNEATESDSLEFSNFPSADRKIPSFCGSVAPTVIQSDGAFFRLVFKSNSKFSGTGFTADYQFLDMSYQPYTIKKDNNVTPIEHAGTSSKQDAQNLRKGSCMS
- the LOC128695596 gene encoding suppressor of lurcher protein 1 isoform X1 produces the protein MQGRRILVLVATSLNVASCHFNSVSGGCNVTILSEEENEGLIASPGYPDTYPPSTTCTYTFRGSQYQRVQLIFTSFSLRNAPPHLKPHESCQHTDAVAVYNLLCNTTMDLQEVDTFCGLSVPLPVMSSTSGLQLVLTSRTPLDVVTPSPTHSGFTAKFKFITNLGIEGGQQPIPGICKFVYNSSYTSNGTLYSPNPGGYYPQDTTCTYLFYGRPGEAVRLIFKYFDVEGVMPCNEATESDSLEFSNFPSADRKIPSFCGSVAPTVIQSDGAFFRLVFKSNSKFSGTGFTADYQFLDMSYQPYTIKKHCLPFLKPEVGIIRSVYPDHLMVLVLCNQNSSHGGHCCFNRSTNQNISDGKLTCLLLIPLLCV
- the LOC128695596 gene encoding suppressor of lurcher protein 1 isoform X3; translated protein: MQGRRILVLVATSLNVASCHFNSVSGGCNVTILSEEENEGLIASPGYPDTYPPSTTCTYTFRGSQYQRVQLIFTSFSLRNAPPHLKPHESCQHTDAVAVYNLLCNTTMDLQEVDTFCGLSVPLPVMSSTSGLQLVLTSRTPLDVVTPSPTHSGFTAKFKFITNLGIEGGQQPIPGICKFVYNSSYTSNGTLYSPNPGGYYPQDTTCTYLFYGRPGEAVRLIFKYFDVEGVMPCNEATESDSLEFSNFPSADRKIPSFCGSVAPTVIQSDGAFFRLVFKSNSKFSGTGFTADYQFLDMSYQPYTIKKVIMSAETSSRLMSAWTLVINMLLLVCLQYLG